One region of Macadamia integrifolia cultivar HAES 741 chromosome 11, SCU_Mint_v3, whole genome shotgun sequence genomic DNA includes:
- the LOC122093306 gene encoding aspartyl protease family protein 2-like yields the protein MIFHEIVLFVLLLSLCFSALNAGAAAHCQKGFKSNDSALVGLVLPDHPGFNSVVSSADTGCQLSKTKKTSSKPSEATVPEEEDYEDGDVDGYVVGGEETHRGSLKLHLKHRSATQKAQTGKKESVNEFTSRDLTRIHTLHRRIIEKKNQNILSRLTAENQPLPVLKMVPASPESVIVESTGNLVATLESGVSLGSGEYFMDVFVGTPPKHFSLILDTGSDLNWIQCLPCHDCFEQNGPFYNPQESSSFHNISCHDPHCDLVSSPDPPRPCKSENQSCPYFYWYGDFSNTTGDFAVETFTINLTTPSGKSEFQKVENVMFGCGHWNRGLFHGAAGLLGLGRGPLSFSSQLRSLYGHTFSYCLVDRNSDMSVSSKLIFGEDKSLMSHPNLNFTSLVVGKENPIDTFYYVQIKSIMVGGEVLKIPEKTWQLSSEGTGGTIIDSGTTLSYFGDPAYQIIKEAFLNSVKGYPAVKDFPMLDPCYNASGVEKVELPKFTILFEDGAVWDFPVENYFIRLDPEEIVCLAILGTPHSSLSILGNYQQQNFHILYDTKKSRLGFAPMKCSDV from the coding sequence atGATTTTTCACGAGATTGTTCTCTTTGTGCTACTCCTTTCCCTCTGCTTCTCTGCTTTGAATGCCGGTGCTGCAGCTCACTGCCAAAAAGGGTTCAAGTCCAATGATTCTGCACTTGTTGGGTTAGTGCTTCCTGATCACCCAGGCTTCAATTCAGTTGTTTCTTCGGCCGATACAGGGTGTCAGCTATCAAAGACGAAGAAAACTTCGTCTAAACCCTCAGAAGCAACCGTccctgaagaagaagattatgaAGATGGTGATGTTGATGGGTATGTGGTAGGAGGAGAAGAAACCCATAGAGGGTCTCTGAAACTCCACCTCAAGCATAGATCAGCAACTCAAAAAGCCCAAACAGGGAAGAAGGAATCAGTCAATGAATTCACCTCTAGAGACCTCACCAGAATCCATACACTTCACAGGAGGATCATAGAGAAGAAGAACCAAAACATTCTCTCAAGATTGACGGCGGAGAATCagccactcccggtgcttaaaATGGTTCCTGCTTCACCGGAATCCGTCATAGTTGAATCCACAGGCAACCTTGTGGCTACTTTGGAATCTGGGGTCAGCCTTGGATCCGGTGAGTACTTTATGGATGTTTTTGTGGGTACCCCTCCAAAGCATTTCTCTCTGATACTTGATACTGGTAGTGATCTCAATTGGATACAATGTCTTCCTTGTCATGATTGCTTTGAGCAGAATGGTCCCTTTTACAACCCACAAGAATCTTCGTCGTTTCATAATATAAGTTGCCATGACCCTCATTGTGACCTTGTGTCCTCCCCTGATCCTCCACGGCCCTGCAAATCTGAGAACCAGAGCTGCCCATACTTCTATTGGTACGGCGACTTCTCGAACACGACCGGAGATTTCGCGGTGGAGACGTTCACCATTAATCTCACCACGCCTTCTGGGAAGTCAGAATTTCAGAAGGTTGAGAATGTTATGTTTGGATGTGGGCATTGGAACAGAGGCCTATTTCATGGAGCTGCTGGATTGCTAGGACTTGGGAGAGGCCCTCTCTCATTCTCCTCCCAGCTTAGGTCACTCTATGGACACACTTTCTCCTATTGTCTTGTGGACAGGAACAGTGACATGAGTGTTAGTAGCAAGTTGATCTTTGGAGAAGACAAGAGTCTCATGAGCCATCCCAATTTGAATTTCACTTCATTGGTAGTTGGAAAGGAAAACCCAATTGATACATTTTACTATGTTCAGATAAAATCGATCATGGTCGGCGGAGAGGTCTTGAAAATCCCAGAGAAGACATGGCAATTGTCGTCGGAGGGCACCGGAGGAACCATTATCGATTCCGGCACAACACTTAGTTACTTTGGAGACCCTGCTTATCAGATTATTAAGGAGGCATTCTTAAACAGTGTGAAGGGCTACCCTGCAGTGAAGGATTTTCCAATGTTGGATCCTTGTTACAATGCGTCTGGAGTGGAGAAAGTAGAACTGCCCAAATTCACAATTCTGTTTGAAGATGGAGCTGTATGGGATTTCCCGGTCGAGAACTACTTCATTCGACTTGACCCTGAAGAGATTGTTTGTTTGGCAATTTTGGGTACACCACATTCTTCTCTTTCAATATTGGGGAACTACCAGCAGCAAAACTTTCATATCTTGTATGATACAAAGAAGTCTAGGCTGGGTTTTGCACCCATGAAGTGCTCTGATGTTTAG
- the LOC122094052 gene encoding 3-hydroxyisobutyryl-CoA hydrolase-like protein 5 has protein sequence MAQVPVNPDEQVVITEEVDHVRLITLNRPRQLNVISSDVVSLLAKNLEKWEKDDDAELILIKGAGRAFSAGGDLKMFYDGRNIEDSCLEVAYRMYWLCYHHHSYKKTQVALVNGICMGGGASLMVPMKFSVVTEKAVFAMPEASIGFHTDCSFTYILPRLPGYLGAYLALTGARLNWKELIALGLATHFVPSEKLPDLEKCLISLNSGDKNSVKSVIEEFSVDVQPDEDSILNKQSIIDKCFCKESIEEIIYSFETEGSVGGNEWIHPVVKGLKRSSPTGLKITFRSICEGRKQSLAECLKREFRLTVNILRAKISGDVYEGIRAVTVDKDNSPKWDPPSLDGVDSEKVDLVFQPFKEELELQIPANKECRWDGKYENTAYPSLKAKA, from the exons ATGGCACAAGTTCCGGTGAACCCAGATGAACAG GTTGTTATTACAGAAGAAGTAGACCATGTGAGATTGATCACCTTGAATCGACCTCGCCAACTGAATGTCATCTCATCTGATGTG GTTTCTCTGCTAGCTAAGAATCTGGAGAAGTGGGAGAAGGATGATGATGCAGAACTTATCCTAATCAAG ggaGCTGGACGGGCTTTTTCTGCTGGTGGGGATTTAAAAATGTTCTATGACGGGAGGAATATAG AGGATTCCTGCCTAGAGGTTGCATATAGAATGTATTGGCTGTGTTATCACCATCACTCCTATAAGAAAACCCAG GTGGCTCTTGTCAATGGAATATGCATGGGTGGAGGTGCATCCCTTATGGTTCCAATGAAATTCTCAGTTGTCACAGAGAAGGCT GTTTTTGCCATGCCTGAAGCTAGTATTGGGTTTCACACAGACTGCAGCTTTACATACATCCTTCCACGTCTCCCAGGGTATTTGG GGGCTTACTTGGCCTTAACAGGTGCTAGACTGAACTGGAAGGAATTGATTGCACTTGGTCTGGCAACTCACTTTGTCCCTTCAGAG AAATTACCTGATCTTGAGAAGTGTTTGATTAGCTTGAACTCTGGTGACAAGAATTCTGTTAAATCAGTCATTGAAGAATTCTCTGTTGATGTTCAACCTGATGAAGATAGTATCTTAAACAA GCAGTCAATAATTGACAAGTGCTTCTGTAAGGAGTCCATTGAGGAAATTATATATTCATTT GAAACTGAGGGAAGTGTTGGGGGAAATGAATGGATTCATCCAGTGGTCAAGGGTTTGAAAAGGTCTTCTCCAACAGGATTGAAAATAACATTTAGATCA ATTTGCGAGGGAAGGAAGCAAAGTTTGGCTGAATGTCTGAAGAGGGAATTTAGACTCACAGTCAACATACTGAGAGCCAAAATATCTGGTGATGTCTATGAG GGTATCAGAGCTGTGACCGTTGACAAAGATAATTCCCCGAAG TGGGACCCACCAAGTCTTGATGGAGTGGATAGTGAGAAAGTGGACCTAGTTTTCCAGCCATTCAAAGAAGAGCTTGAGCTCCAGATTCCAGCCAACAAAGAATGCAG GTGGGATGGAAAGTATGAGAATACGGCCTATCCAAGCTTGAAGGCAAAAGCTTAA